In Odontesthes bonariensis isolate fOdoBon6 chromosome 20, fOdoBon6.hap1, whole genome shotgun sequence, a genomic segment contains:
- the hnf4g gene encoding hepatocyte nuclear factor 4-gamma, translated as MKYPPVLQSKSLLDMEVANYCEGLDPSYSTLGFENAEVLYAGGDSMPTETSHSGPDGLSSNCAICGDKATGKHYGASSCDGCKGFFRRSIRKSHVYTCRFNRQCIVDKDKRNQCRFCRLNKCFRAGMKKEAVQNERDRISSRRSIPDSHDLPPITILAQAESLSQQITTPVGLADISELKSATVGDICDSMRQQLLVLVEWAKYIPAFGELPLDDQVSLLRAHAGEHLLLGVAKRSMPFKDFLLLGNGCVINRNSTEPEICRVANRVLDELVQPFQDIQIDENEYAALKAIVFFDPDAKSLRDPSKIKAMRLQVQMSLEDYINDRQYDSRGRFGELLLLLPTLQSITWQMIEQLQFIKLCGLAKIDNLLHEMLLGGLTTEPTHLQHPAHTPLAQNPVTGHTLVISSMPVVHTPQIASPDTPIPSPPQGPNTETYKRFSQPLCPAASPSPSTQTDP; from the exons ACAGTATGCCGACAGAAACAAGCCACTCTGGTCCAGATGGACTCAGCAGTAACTGTGCAATCTGTGGAGACAAAGCTACAGGAAAACACTACGGGGCATCCAGCTGCGATGGCTGTAAAGGCTTCTTTAGACGCTCCATACGCAAGAGCCACGTGTACACCTGCAG GTTCAACAGACAGTGCATTGTGGATAAAGATAAGAGGAACCAGTGTCGTTTCTGCAGACTCAACAAATGCTTCAGAGCTGGCATGAAGAAAGAAG CTGTACAGAATGAGAGAGATCGTATCAGCTCCCGAAGAAGCATCCCTGACTCCCATGACCTGCCACCCATTACTATTTTGGCACAGGCAGAATCATTATCCCAACAG ATCACTACCCCAGTTGGACTAGCAGATATATCAGAGCTGAAGTCAGCCACAGTGGGGGACATTTGTGATTCTATGAGGCAGCAGTTGTTAGTGTTGGTAGAATGGGCCAAGTATATTCCTGCCTTTGGAGAGTTGCCATTGGACGACCAG GTGAGCTTACTCAGGGCTCATGCAGGGGAACACCTCTTGCTCGGGGTTGCCAAAAGGTCAATGCCGTTCAAGGACTTCCTGCTTTTAG GTAATGGCTGTGTGATAAACAGGAACAGCACTGAACCTGAGATTTGCAGAGTAGCCAACAGAGTCTTAGATGAGCTCGTCCAACCCTTTCAAGATATTCAAATAGATGAAAATGAGTATGCAGCGCTCAAGGCAATCGTCTTCTTTGACCCAG ATGCAAAGTCTTTGCGGGATCCCTCGAAGATTAAGGCCATGCGTCTGCAG gtcCAGATGAGTCTGGAAGACTACATAAACGACCGTCAGTATGACTCCAGAGGTCGTTTTGGTGAGCTCCTACTCCTGCTGCCCACGCTGCAGAGCATCACCTGGCAGATGATCGAACAGCTCCAGTTCATTAAGCTGTGCGGCCTGGCCAAGATAGACAACCTGCTGCACGAGATGCTGCTGGGAG GACTAACAACGGAGCCCACGCACCTGCAGCACCCAGCGCACACCCCGCTGGCCCAGAACCCTGTGACAGGACACACACTGGTCATTAGCAGCATGCCTGTCGTTCACACTCCACAGATAG CCTCACCAGACACTCCAATCCCTTCGCCCCCTCAAGGTCCAAACACAGAAACGTACAAACGCTTTTCCCAGCCTCTTTGTCCTGCAGCCAGCCCATCGCCGTCCACACAGACGGACCCCTGA